A genomic segment from uncultured Erythrobacter sp. encodes:
- a CDS encoding ATP-dependent DNA helicase gives MPDPLPLPALHASHGGHWLRAADGRTNAVSKGDAIMAAADTPVLMLNAPLVASRLGYPDLSGLDLLEAFAFIHPARFCVPTPRGLAEALGLPVPESDAAVPEMLQLAAGALITACQDHEWFEREGAWSAVQSLERLRWPWAQVLRPHIAKPERAERWLFAKLPEWDEAGERPAPRQVELAAPAVEAQLARLTGDGAEQREGQRAYANDAARIFAPRLREGRPHLGLAQAGTGIGKTLGYLAPASLWAEQSGGTVWVSTFTKNLQRQLRAESRRAWPAKRTDGSPPVVVRKGRENYLCLLNLEDALQGGFAGRAAILAQLVARWGAFTRDGDMVGGDLPGWLGTLFRKRGIAALTDQRGECIYAGCPHYRKCFIERAARDSAQADLVIANHALVMVNAARARDPNQRPTRLIFDEGHHVFDAADSTFAATLSGQETIELRRWIIGPEREARGRRRGLAARLADIASYDEAGAEAIAAACNAGQLLPSEGWLQRLAENAPFGPVEALLAAVRTATYARDESGGIDAGYGIETEAAGLPGEVIEAASNAAEALASIRVPLIRLGGRLEAILAEPPDWLDAQGRARIEGARFALAWRIDLLAAWEALLARLGGPADPDFVDWLAVDRSDAREFDVAIHRRWLDPMKPFARVVLEPAHGVLLTSATLTDRTPSDDVWASAIQRSGAAHVDSTPLLSAAESPFDYATRAEVLIVTDVAKGDLPALAGAYARIIEASGGGVLGLFTAIRRLRAVHGRIADRLARAGLPVYAQHVDPIDTGTLVDIFRDDPRASLIGTDALRDGVDVPGHSLRCVVLEQVPWPRPDILHKARRLAGGGSAYDDRIIRAKLAQAFGRLIRSKDDAGHFIVLSPAFPSRLLSAFPPGTPVLRVTLDQALQRLAAGVVGNPTSLAQGALLP, from the coding sequence CTGCCCGATCCCCTACCCCTTCCCGCGCTGCACGCCAGCCACGGCGGCCATTGGCTGCGTGCGGCCGACGGGCGCACCAATGCGGTGTCGAAGGGCGATGCGATCATGGCCGCCGCTGATACGCCGGTGCTGATGCTCAACGCGCCGCTGGTGGCGAGCCGATTGGGCTATCCTGACCTGTCCGGCCTCGATCTGCTGGAGGCTTTCGCTTTCATCCACCCCGCCCGCTTCTGCGTGCCGACCCCGCGCGGGCTGGCCGAGGCGCTGGGCCTGCCGGTGCCGGAAAGCGACGCTGCCGTGCCGGAAATGCTCCAGCTTGCAGCAGGCGCCCTAATCACCGCGTGCCAAGACCACGAATGGTTCGAGCGCGAAGGCGCGTGGAGCGCGGTGCAATCGCTGGAGCGCCTGCGCTGGCCGTGGGCCCAGGTGCTGCGGCCGCATATCGCCAAGCCGGAACGCGCCGAGCGCTGGCTGTTCGCCAAGCTGCCCGAATGGGACGAAGCGGGCGAGCGCCCTGCCCCGCGTCAGGTCGAACTCGCCGCGCCTGCGGTGGAGGCGCAGCTGGCGCGGCTGACGGGTGACGGCGCCGAACAGCGCGAAGGCCAGCGCGCCTATGCCAACGATGCCGCGCGCATCTTCGCCCCGCGGTTGCGCGAAGGCCGCCCGCATCTCGGGCTGGCGCAGGCGGGCACCGGGATCGGCAAGACGCTGGGCTATCTCGCGCCCGCCTCGCTCTGGGCCGAACAATCAGGCGGCACGGTGTGGGTGTCGACCTTCACCAAGAACCTCCAACGGCAATTGCGTGCGGAGAGCCGCCGGGCGTGGCCTGCCAAACGTACCGACGGCTCGCCCCCGGTGGTGGTGCGCAAGGGGCGAGAGAATTACCTCTGCCTGCTCAATCTGGAGGACGCGCTGCAAGGCGGGTTCGCGGGCCGGGCGGCGATCCTTGCGCAGTTGGTGGCGCGCTGGGGTGCCTTCACCCGAGACGGGGACATGGTGGGCGGCGATCTGCCGGGGTGGCTCGGCACCTTGTTCCGCAAACGCGGGATCGCCGCGCTCACCGACCAGCGCGGCGAGTGCATCTATGCCGGCTGTCCGCATTACCGAAAGTGCTTCATCGAGCGCGCAGCGCGGGATTCGGCGCAGGCTGATCTCGTCATCGCCAATCACGCGCTAGTGATGGTCAACGCCGCCCGCGCGCGCGACCCGAACCAGCGCCCGACGCGGCTGATCTTCGATGAAGGCCACCATGTGTTTGACGCGGCGGATTCGACCTTCGCGGCCACCCTGAGCGGGCAGGAAACGATCGAACTGCGCCGCTGGATCATCGGCCCCGAACGCGAGGCGCGCGGGCGCAGGCGAGGCCTCGCAGCGCGGCTTGCCGATATTGCCAGCTATGACGAAGCCGGGGCCGAAGCCATCGCCGCCGCGTGCAATGCCGGACAGCTCCTGCCCTCCGAAGGCTGGCTGCAACGCCTCGCCGAAAACGCGCCCTTCGGCCCGGTCGAAGCCCTGCTCGCCGCCGTGCGCACCGCCACCTATGCCCGCGACGAAAGCGGCGGAATTGACGCAGGCTACGGGATCGAGACCGAGGCGGCGGGCCTGCCGGGCGAAGTGATCGAGGCTGCCAGCAACGCCGCAGAAGCGCTGGCGAGCATCCGGGTGCCGCTGATCCGGCTCGGCGGGCGGCTGGAGGCGATCCTCGCAGAACCGCCCGATTGGCTCGACGCGCAAGGCCGCGCGCGGATCGAAGGGGCGCGGTTTGCGCTGGCGTGGCGGATTGATCTGCTAGCTGCGTGGGAGGCACTGCTGGCGCGGCTTGGCGGCCCGGCTGACCCCGATTTCGTCGACTGGCTGGCGGTTGACCGTTCCGACGCGCGCGAATTCGATGTCGCCATCCACCGCCGCTGGCTCGATCCGATGAAGCCCTTTGCGCGCGTGGTGCTCGAACCCGCGCACGGGGTGCTGCTGACCAGCGCCACCCTGACCGACCGCACCCCTAGCGATGACGTATGGGCCAGCGCGATCCAGCGTTCAGGCGCGGCGCATGTTGACAGCACGCCGCTGCTCTCGGCCGCCGAAAGCCCGTTCGACTATGCGACCCGCGCCGAAGTGCTGATCGTCACCGACGTTGCCAAGGGCGATCTGCCCGCGCTGGCAGGCGCCTATGCCCGGATCATCGAGGCATCAGGCGGCGGCGTGCTGGGCCTGTTCACCGCCATCCGGCGGCTGCGGGCGGTGCATGGCCGCATCGCCGACCGCTTGGCGCGCGCAGGCCTTCCCGTTTACGCTCAGCACGTCGATCCGATCGACACCGGCACGCTGGTCGATATCTTCCGCGATGACCCGCGCGCTAGCCTGATCGGCACCGACGCTTTGCGGGACGGGGTGGACGTTCCCGGCCACTCGCTCCGCTGCGTGGTGCTGGAACAAGTGCCGTGGCCACGCCCCGATATCCTCCATAAGGCGCGCAGGCTGGCGGGCGGCGGCTCGGCCTATGACGACCGCATCATCCGCGCCAAACTCGCGCAGGCCTTCGGGCGATTGATCCGCAGCAAGGATGATGCGGGGCACTTCATTGTGCTCTCGCCCGCCTTCCCTTCGCGGTTGTTGTCAGCTTTCCCCCCCGGCACCCCGGTGCTGCGGGTGACGCTCGATCAGGCTTTACAACGCCTCGCCGCTGGTGTTGTGGGCAATCCTACGTCCCTTGCGCAAGGTGCCCTGCTGCCATGA